GCTGGCAGGATAGCTTTAAGGCGACTATCTCTGCCAGCCTCTCATAAAATCAAATTCCATTCTTTGCTTGGTGCCTGCTGCAACGAGAAAGGAGGTTTTATACTGAGAGGTAAAATGCACACATTCGACCATCTAGTGCTCCAACTTAGGTGGATAAGGTGGAAGTGTTGGTAGCATACAAAACGGGTCAAGTCCAGTAGTTCATTTGAAAAAAACAATCGAAAGGAAAACAGTAATGAGTAAAGGAGTTGCAAACTATCTATTGGTCGTTCTGTGCGCTTTTTCTCTTATGAGTTGTGGCGCACTTTTCAAGGGTTCAACACAAACGGTTAGCATTAAGGCGTTCCAGCAGGGAGCTACTATTGAAGTCGATGGGCAAACTTATGTCAGCCCTGCTTTGATAGAACTGCCGCGGAATCAGAATTATGTTGTTACCATTTCAAAAGAAGGATATGAAACGCAACAGGTACGAATCAACAGAACGGTGAGCGGTAGTATCGTTATCCTTGACATTCTCGGCGGCGTCTTACCTGTTGTTATAGATGCCGTTATGGGCACTTGGTACAACCTCTCCCCAGGAGAAATCAACGTCAATCTCGAAAGCAAACAATCTGGCCTTCTGGACATACCTGTTAAAATCACTACAACCGATGAGGTATCTGTGAAAATTGAGTCGCCACAACCTGTCCAGATCAAAATAGAAAAAGCTGAATGAGATAAACTGTTGATTTCAGTCGCCGGCTATGTCCCCGGCCAGGGATAAAACAAAGGCCATTGATCGGTTGTTATTAACGGCCTTTGTTTTGTTCTCGAGGCTTTTTAGGATTTAATCATTCTGCAAGTATGGATGGTTTTGCGAGAAATTCCTTTCTGTCGCGTCCATACGCAAATTAAAATACTCTTTCACGGCCATCCACCGCTTTATATACTCGCACTGAAAGGACTCATTCGGTGGCAACCATTTTGCGGGGTCTCGATCACCTTTAGACCGGTTTGCTGAGGCAGACACAGCGATCAAAGAATGTTCATTATATAGTGAAAAATATCTAAGATCTTGGAGTTACTCCGTTTTAGATGCTGTTGCCGAATTGGTCGATAGGAAGTATGCGGTTGGAAAAACGGCTGTTTGTAGCCTGAATTCAGGCTCTATAAGCCCTATGTTTAGTTGCATCGGGACAGAATTCGGAATTCGGCAACAGCATCGCTTTAGTGGATAGTGTAGAAGTTTCAACCCCATCTTCCTGCGCTCATTCCTTACCACCCATTCCAAGAGGGAGGACCATCGTGACAAAAACTCGAACATTACTCACTATTCCCATTGTCGGACTGCTCGTGCTGGCTGGCGTCTTTTCCAATGCGCCTCCCGCCCTGGCAGAATGTGTACTCCCCCTCGGCGCAACGCCACCTGCGGAACCGGCTGTAACAGCGCAACAGGTGGAAGACGGCAGCGCTACCCTGAAGGACTTCGCGCTGGCAGCGAGAGATCAATTCAAGCAGGGATCTCC
The Gemmatimonadota bacterium DNA segment above includes these coding regions:
- a CDS encoding PEGA domain-containing protein, giving the protein MSKGVANYLLVVLCAFSLMSCGALFKGSTQTVSIKAFQQGATIEVDGQTYVSPALIELPRNQNYVVTISKEGYETQQVRINRTVSGSIVILDILGGVLPVVIDAVMGTWYNLSPGEINVNLESKQSGLLDIPVKITTTDEVSVKIESPQPVQIKIEKAE